From Cinclus cinclus chromosome 2, bCinCin1.1, whole genome shotgun sequence, one genomic window encodes:
- the TMEM39A gene encoding transmembrane protein 39A, translating to MPGGRRGPSRQQLSRSALPSLQTLVGGSCGNGTGLRNRNGSAISLSAPPITALITPEPVRHCRIPELPLDGSLLFEFLFFIYLLVALFIQYINIYKTVWWYPYNHPASCTSLNFHLIDYHLAAFITVMLARRLVWAIISEASQVGATSLICYMVRLVLLTVCGWVLCWTLINLFRSHSVLNLLFLGYPFGVYVPLCCFHQDSRAQPLPSDCGYLVQDQVADDGASAVSSLVKDFFSLLWESLREQFNNPMSIPTHSCPLSPDLIRNEVECLKADFNRRIKEVLFNSLFSAYYVAFLPLCFVKSTQYYDMRWSCEHLIMVWINAFVMLTTQLLPPKYCDLLHRSAAHLGKWQKLEHGSYSNAPQHIWSENTIWPQGVLVRRSRCLYKAVGPYNVAVPSDVSHARFYFLFHRPLRLLNLLILIEGSVVCYQLYSLLRSEKWNHTLSMALILFCNYYVLFKLLRDRIVLGRAYSYPLNNYGLKAD from the exons ATGCCCGGTGGAAGGAGGGGACCCAGCCGGCAGCAGCTAAGCCGTTCAGCTTTGCCTTCTCTCCAGACTCTGGTTGGTGGGAGCTGTGGAAACGGTACTGGTTTGAGAAACAG GAATGGTAGTGCCATCAGCCTCTCGGCGCCTCCGATCACAGCACTGATTACTCCAGAGCCTGTGCGTCACTGCCGGATCCCTGAACTGCCATTGGATGGGAGCCTTCTCTTTGAGTTCCTGTTCTTCATCTACCTTCTGGTAGCCCTCTTCATTCAGTACATCAACATCTACAAGACTGTCTGGTGGTACCCATACAATCACCCTGCTTCCTGTACCTCACTG AATTTTCACCTCATTGACTACCACCTGGCGGCGTTCATCACAGTGATGCTGGCACGGAGGCTGGTGTGGGCCATTATCTCTGAG GCCTCTCAGGTGGGTGCAACATCACTGATTTGCTACATGGTGCGCCTGGTGCTGCTCACCGTCTGTGGTTGGGTGCTCTGCTGGACTCTGATCAACCTCTTCCGCAGCCATTCTGTTCTCAACCTTCTCTTCCTGGGCTACCC GTTTGGTGTCTACgtccctctgtgctgcttccaccaggacagcagagcacagcctcTGCCTTCAGACTGTGGTTACTTGGTACAGGACCAGGTGGCAGATGATGGAGCTTCAGCTGTCAGCAGCCTGGTCAAAGACTTCTTCTCGCTTCTGTGGGAATCTCTGAGAGAACAGTTCAATAATCCTATGTCTATCCCCACCCACAGCTGCCCCCTTTCCCCAGATCTCATCCGCAATGAGGTGGAGTGCCTAAAAGCAGACTTCAACCGCAGGATCAAGGAAGTTCTCTTCAATTCTCTCTTCAGTGCCTACTATGTGGCATTCCTGCCACTGTGTTTTGTGAAG AGCACCCAGTACTATGACATGCGGTGGTCCTGTGAGCACCTCATCATGGTGTGGATCAATGCCTTTGTCATGCTCACcactcagctgctgcctcccaaGTACTGTGACCTGCTCCACAGGTCTGCTGCCCACCTTGGCAAGTGGCAGAAACTAGAACATGGCTCCTACAGCAATGCTCCACAGCACAT CTGGTCAGAAAACACAATATGGCCACAGGGAGTTCTGGTGCGACGGAGCCGGTGCCTGTATAAAGCAGTTGGGCCCTACAACGTAGCAGTGCCTTCAGACGTGTCTCATGCCCGCTTTTAT TTCCTCTTTCACCGTCCTTTACGGCTGCTCAACCTGCTGATTCTCATCGAAGGCAGTGTGGTCTGCTACCAGCTCTACTCCCTGCTGCGCTCAGAGAAGTGGAACCACACCCTCTCCATGGCCCTCATCCTTTTCTGCAATTATTATGTCTTATTTAAGCTCCTTCGGGACCGGATAGTATTAGGCAGGGCATACTCCTACCCACTTAACAACTATGGACTCAAGGCAGACTAG
- the LOC134058264 gene encoding uncharacterized protein LOC134058264, translating into MAPLLLLLLSLLPVAAAAYLCCVRRHTGSAAAVLHRRGPRQAGPPGPPRDTWAPRLSGAGLRLFVHVANTAFGQICLLPFLMRMNNFSLMRSLDIHEDPTFIPEVAAGITEDKSEAKSPSDVIKQLTDERSDSARNGFSFKGIKDYLECYRSGKLTPSQVAKNIIAMLEDCDKSTPPLRAIVQWDQEQIMLMAEASTTRYRNKCTLSCLDGIPVCLKEEFKVVPYHHRVGTVYLGTQPETEDATVAKKLREAGAIIIGVSNMHELGTGTTGCNPNRYHKIPRNPYNPNHFTGGSSSGSAAAVAAGLCPVAIGTDGGGSVRIPASFCGVVGLKGTFGRISCHGSLPLSYSTVSVGPICTSVADAAIVYSILAEPDVLYPYGLKQPKATLSDMCAPDLKGLKLGVDWTFFKACDAEVLSVCEKAVKHLQSLGASVVEISLPEMEEAQVAHVICILSEMRDFLQPDFNKHFHEMNLETRASLALASQFTALDYITANRQRSRSMRFLQEIFSTVNCILTPAVPCTAPRIHESDLLTGSSDMSFTVRSMRFMQLGNFTGIPGLVVPIGYSTAGLPISFQVMAKWWDEAVLLRIGLKLEQFRDQTKKPSIYYDILA; encoded by the exons ATGGcgcccttgctgctgctgctcctgtcgCTGCTGCCCGTGGCCGCCGCCGCCTACCTGTGCTGCGTGCGGCGGCACACGGGCAGTGCGGCGGCCGTGCTGCACCGTCGGGGGCCGCGCCAGGCCGGGCCGCCGGGCCCGCCCCGGGACACT TGGGCTCCGAGGCTGTCCGGCGCCGGACTGCGCCTCTTCGTCCATGTGGCCAACACG GCTTTTGGGCAGATCTGCTTACTGCCGTTCTTAATGAg AATGAACAACTTCTCACTTATGCGTTCCCTTGACATTCATGAAGATCCCACGTTTATCCCGGAGGTTGCTGCGGGGATTACAGAAGACAAGTCTGAGGCTAAAAGCCCTTCAGATGTTATCAAGCAGCTGACAGATGAAAG GTCTGATTCTGCTAGGAATGGGTTTAGCTTCAAAGGGATCAAAGACTATCTGGAATGCTACCG GAGTGGGAAGCTGACGCCATCCCAGGTAGCCAAGAACATCATTGCCATGTTGGAGGACTGCGACAAATCCACGCCACCACTCAGAGCCATAGTGCAATGGGATCAGGAGCAAATAATGCTG ATGGCTGAGGCCTCCACTACTCGTTACAGGAATAAGTGTACCCTGTCTTGTCTGGATGGCATCCCAGTGTGCCTGAAAGAAGAGTTCAAAGTG GTACCTTACCATCACCGAGTGGGAACAGTGTATCTTGGGACACAGCCAGAAACAGAAGACGCTACTGTGGCCAAGAAGCTGCGAGAGGCTGGGGCTATCATTATTGGGGTCTCAAACATGCATGAACTAGGGACTGGAACAACTGGATGCAACCCTAATAG GTACCACAAGATCCCTAGGAATCCCTACAATCCTAACCACTTCACAGGTGGGAGCTCCAGTgggtcagcagcagctgtagCAGCAG GTCTCTGCCCTGTGGCTATTGGCACAGATGGAGGAGGCTCTGTGAGGATTCCTGCTTCGTTCTGTGGTGTGGTGGGGCTGAAAG GTACATTTGGGCGCATCAGTTGTCATGGCAGCTTGCCACTCTCCTACTCCACAGTCAGCGTAG GCCCAATCTGTACATCAGTGGCAGATGCAGCCATTGTTTACAGTATCCTTGCTGAACCAGATGTGCTCTACCCATATG GACTAAAACAGCCCAAAGCAACCCTATCTGATATGTGTGCTCCCGACCTGAAAGGCTTAAAACTGGGAGTGGACTGGACATTTTTTAAG gcaTGTGATGCTGAAGTCCTGTCTGTCTGTGAGAAAG CGGTGAAGCACCTGCAGAGTTTGGGAGCCAGTGTGGTTGAAATCTCTCTTCCAGAGATGGAGGAAGCACAAGTGGCACACGTGATCTGCATTCTCAGTGAGATGAGGGACTTCCTGCAACCTGACTTCAATAAACATTTCCATGAAATG aatttggaAACTCGGGCTAGCCTGGCCTTGGCTTCCCAGTTCACAGCTCTGGATTATATTACG GCAAATCGACAGAGAAGTCGGAGCATGAGATTTTTGCAAGAGATCTTCAGCACCGTGAACTGTATCCTTACACCAG CTGTTCCTTGCACTGCCCCAAGAATTCATGAGTCTGACCTCTTGACTGGAAGCAGTGATATGTCCTTCACAGTCCGGTCCATGAG GTTCATGCAGCTTGGTAACTTCACTGGGATTCCGGGCCTTGTGGTGCCCATTGGATATTCTACTGCTGGGCTTCCGATTAGCTTCCAG GTCATGGCAAAATGGTGGGATGAAGCTGTTCTTCTGAGGATTGGCCTAAAGCTGGAGCAGTTCCGTGACCAGACCAAAAAACCATCCATTTATTATGACATCCTTGCATGA